Below is a genomic region from Streptomyces ferrugineus.
CGGGACGCGCGCCGCAGGATCGAGCGGATGCACGAGCGCTGGCGGGCCGAACAGGGCGCCGTCTGGGCCATCGCCGGGCAGGACGGCGGCGCGGCCGTCGGGCTCATCGGCTTCAACGACGTCGATCTCGCGGGCGGCAGCGCCGAGATCATCTACTGGGTGCTGCCCGAGGCACGCGGCGCAGGCGTGGTCGTCGAGGCGGTCGAGCGCCTCAGCCGCTGGGCACTGGACGATCTCGGCCTGCACCGGCTGCGGCTGTGCCACTCGGTGGCCAACCCGGCCTCCTGCCGTGTGGCGGAGAAGGCCGGGTACGCCTTCGAGGGCACCATGCGCGGGGCGCTGCTGCATGCGGACGGATGGCACGACCAGCATCTGCACGCGCTGGTCCGGGGGGACGCCGCGGCCGCGCGGGCGCACCAGGACTGAGCTACGAGCAGCCCGTCTCGTCCCCGCGCACCACCGTGGAGTGACC
It encodes:
- a CDS encoding GNAT family N-acetyltransferase; this encodes MIHHTPDTHGAPIPAVVPAGRMALSDQPVLPLSRGRELRPWLPADAGALVAAGQDPAIRQWNLLTVESARDARRRIERMHERWRAEQGAVWAIAGQDGGAAVGLIGFNDVDLAGGSAEIIYWVLPEARGAGVVVEAVERLSRWALDDLGLHRLRLCHSVANPASCRVAEKAGYAFEGTMRGALLHADGWHDQHLHALVRGDAAAARAHQD